ACATTTTCAGACACAGTTGCTTGACATCGTTGGAATACTGCCAAGGTCGGTAATGGTCGAGGAACTGGCGACCACAGTGCTTGCATTTGTAGCACTGCCTACCTTTACGGTGACCGTTCTTAGATACCTCAGTTGCGTTACACTTTGGGCATTTCATCTTAGACAAGGGTGAGACAGGTCAATTATTTTAGTCTATAAATAACATTATCCTTTCAGCAACGCCGAAATTTCTTTTTCAATGTTTTCGTCTTTTTCCGGAATGGAAAATTAAAATGCCCAAAACAAAAAACAATTACCAAAACTGTCCCGATTGCCCCGCGAGGCATATGGAGCAAGCATTACAGCCCCGCATCTGCCCTGCACATTGCCCCGCATCTAGCTGAAATTGCCCCGCAAATCCTGACTACAGTTTGTTCTAGCTGGCAGATGAACCTAATAGCTATAACAAACTGTAATTACTCCAAAAGCGACTGAGCATCCATTAAGCGTATTTTCATCTCTCTTAATTTTGTTCTTAATTGGGTCAATTGATTGCGTCTTTCAATGCCCAATCGCCCCTCAATATTACGGGGGTCATC
This portion of the Funiculus sociatus GB2-C1 genome encodes:
- a CDS encoding IS1/IS1595 family N-terminal zinc-binding domain-containing protein, with the translated sequence MKCPKCNATEVSKNGHRKGRQCYKCKHCGRQFLDHYRPWQYSNDVKQLCLKM